The following proteins are encoded in a genomic region of Arcobacter cloacae:
- a CDS encoding cation:proton antiporter, with translation MEKFFLIITICTIIMIAPIISKIVKAPIVVVEIVLGVICGYLGLIYDDETLKLVAKFGFVYLMFLAGLEINFKLVKVIKATLAINVILYFVLLYTVSGIVCWVFDLGLTYFVALPIFSLGMLMMLIKEYGKEEPWLNLALSIGVVGEIISILALTLFSGWTEHGLSISFFISILTIITVVIATILLLRLSYIIFWWFPEFKKFLIPDTQNDKHDQDIRFSISLLLILVSIMLILKIDVVLGAFTAGLFFKMFFNQKHELLEKIESFGFGFFAPIFFIYTGSTVKLDMITYDILEHAVFIMCAIIFIRLISSYLVFYNYLKFKQTTLFALSDSMPLTFMVAIAMLSYNYGLITQAEYFSFIIASMIDGLFLMILIRKLYKTFNLQPQKI, from the coding sequence ATGGAAAAATTTTTTTTAATAATCACAATTTGTACAATAATAATGATAGCACCGATAATTTCAAAAATTGTTAAAGCACCTATTGTTGTTGTAGAGATAGTATTAGGAGTAATTTGCGGATATTTAGGGCTTATTTATGATGATGAAACCTTAAAACTTGTAGCAAAATTTGGATTCGTTTATTTAATGTTTCTAGCTGGATTAGAGATAAATTTCAAATTAGTAAAAGTGATAAAAGCTACATTAGCTATAAATGTAATTTTATACTTTGTCCTACTTTATACAGTTTCAGGTATTGTTTGTTGGGTATTTGATTTAGGCTTAACTTATTTTGTTGCACTTCCTATTTTCTCTTTGGGTATGTTAATGATGCTTATCAAAGAATATGGAAAAGAAGAACCTTGGTTAAATCTTGCTTTATCAATTGGTGTTGTTGGTGAGATTATTAGTATTTTAGCACTAACTTTATTTAGTGGTTGGACAGAACATGGATTAAGTATAAGTTTCTTTATTTCTATATTGACTATTATTACAGTTGTAATTGCTACAATTTTGCTTCTTCGTTTATCATATATAATTTTTTGGTGGTTCCCAGAATTTAAAAAATTTCTAATTCCAGATACACAAAATGATAAACATGATCAAGATATAAGATTTTCTATCTCTTTATTGTTAATTTTAGTTTCAATAATGTTGATTTTAAAAATTGATGTTGTTCTTGGAGCATTTACAGCAGGATTGTTCTTTAAGATGTTTTTTAATCAAAAACATGAGTTACTTGAAAAAATAGAATCTTTTGGATTTGGTTTTTTTGCACCAATATTTTTTATTTATACGGGTTCAACTGTAAAACTTGATATGATTACTTATGATATTTTAGAACATGCAGTATTTATTATGTGTGCAATAATTTTTATAAGACTTATTAGTTCGTATTTAGTGTTTTATAACTATTTAAAATTTAAACAAACAACACTTTTTGCCTTAAGTGATTCTATGCCTTTAACATTTATGGTGGCTATTGCTATGCTTTCATATAATTATGGACTAATTACTCAAGCTGAATATTTTTCATTTATTATAGCTAGTATGATAGATGGACTTTTCTTGATGATTTTAATACGAAAACTATATAAAACTTTTAACTTACAACCTCAAAAAATATAA
- a CDS encoding TolC family protein has translation MFKKKRVISSICAIFLFSNLNAKDILLEELINTAIQNNSNIKISKYKEEIKDANYESSKAGYLPRVSAVGEVTKYDIKGSNSNQVEDNVTGFSLSANQLIYDFGKTSNIIDSAKEDYLASNFETVKNISFTVLKIKEAYYNILSSFQQINLAKESIKIDELHLVQAEKYYKAGVRTLIDVTDAQLKLSNSKLELIQAQYNLKNAQTKLISILGIDETQKIDIKNAQEITSLAKSLEVTNLQLENLLSKGYENRPELKMFEKQINAQKLKLKSNRAEYYPRVDFDATYSDKDSDKITSVDVRQATAGVYLKWDLYTGDSTQANIKSSLASLNSLKQQLTQEKLQIKEDITNAYFKLKESEESINIALLSVDLSTVKLDLANKRYQAGLNDLVELNESKLQYTQAKSNLINTYYSYLSSKANLDYAIGVIY, from the coding sequence ATGTTTAAGAAAAAAAGAGTAATTTCATCAATTTGTGCGATTTTTTTATTTTCAAATTTAAATGCTAAAGATATTTTACTTGAAGAGTTGATAAATACAGCTATACAAAACAATAGCAATATAAAAATAAGTAAATATAAAGAAGAGATAAAAGATGCAAATTATGAAAGTAGCAAAGCAGGTTATTTACCAAGAGTATCTGCTGTAGGTGAGGTTACTAAATATGATATTAAAGGAAGTAATTCAAATCAAGTTGAAGATAATGTGACAGGTTTTAGTCTAAGTGCAAATCAACTAATATATGATTTTGGTAAAACTTCAAATATTATTGATTCTGCTAAAGAGGATTATCTGGCTTCAAATTTTGAAACTGTAAAAAATATATCTTTTACAGTTTTAAAAATAAAAGAGGCTTATTATAATATTTTGAGTAGTTTTCAACAAATAAATCTGGCAAAAGAATCAATTAAAATAGATGAATTACATTTAGTTCAAGCTGAAAAATATTATAAAGCAGGAGTTCGAACACTTATTGATGTTACAGATGCACAACTTAAATTATCAAATTCAAAACTTGAATTAATTCAAGCTCAATACAATCTAAAAAACGCCCAAACCAAACTAATTTCTATTTTAGGTATAGATGAAACTCAAAAAATTGATATTAAAAATGCTCAAGAAATTACATCTTTAGCAAAGAGTTTGGAAGTGACTAATTTACAATTAGAAAATCTTTTAAGTAAAGGATATGAAAACAGACCTGAACTTAAAATGTTTGAAAAACAAATAAATGCACAAAAATTAAAACTAAAAAGTAATAGAGCTGAATACTATCCAAGAGTAGATTTTGATGCGACATATAGTGATAAAGATTCAGATAAAATTACAAGTGTGGATGTTAGACAAGCAACAGCAGGAGTTTATTTGAAATGGGATTTATATACAGGTGATTCAACTCAAGCAAATATAAAAAGTTCGCTTGCTAGTTTAAATAGTTTAAAACAGCAATTAACTCAAGAAAAACTACAAATAAAAGAGGATATTACAAACGCTTATTTTAAATTAAAAGAGAGTGAAGAGAGTATAAATATAGCTCTTTTAAGTGTAGATTTATCTACTGTTAAACTTGATTTGGCAAATAAAAGATATCAAGCTGGATTAAATGATTTAGTTGAATTAAATGAATCAAAGCTTCAATACACACAAGCTAAAAGTAATCTTATAAATACTTATTATAGTTACTTAAGTTCAAAAGCAAATTTAGATTATGCAATTGGAGTTATTTATTAA
- a CDS encoding ATP-dependent helicase, producing the protein MPLSNLNQEQLEAATCPYGYNLIIASAGTGKTSTIVGRIASLINKGVKPNQILLLTFTNKAAAEMVARVAKFFGKDIAKQIMAGTFHSVSYKLLKELNINITLKQPNELKTLFKSIYEKRVFFERDDEASPYDGGYLYDMYSLYLNSNDGEDFASWIKSKNPNHEIYTLIYEDVVAEFNELKAKYGYVNFDDLLTTMLEILREKEFDFKEILVDEYQDTNPLQGRLLDGFKPKSLFCVGDYDQSIYAFNGSDIGIISTFVKRYENARVFTLRKNYRSTKPILDLATKVIEYNERVYEKKLEVVRNETEHKPKLLAFNELFSQYEYISELISKSETPHSEIAIIYRNNSSADGIEANLREFSIPARRKGGMSFFDSVEVKFILDVLVMQLSHNDMMAFIHIVEHGKGIGKAIAKDIFDALIKLGDGDLLKGFFHPRDDIKNPYENGKIKNQQLGLFDDFVELGSISKFKDCNFEEAFLGNPILKHPKLNVDGGKYLYDIYLLMKHLRRTKNPETLVGNIISSMAYSKLKDFLSTKRATQKDGTINPMQKTKALAKINRKGMLLKNLSRNFNDLSKFINSMILGGSEMSEGDGVNLLSIHASKGLEFKEVYVIDLMDGRFPNRKLMSKGGSIEEERRLFYVAVTRAKDILYLSYAKYDKIKKMTFVASPFLKEAGMIIKDSDES; encoded by the coding sequence ATGCCTTTATCAAATTTAAATCAAGAACAGCTAGAAGCGGCAACTTGTCCTTATGGCTATAATCTAATAATAGCAAGTGCTGGAACAGGAAAAACATCAACGATTGTTGGAAGAATAGCAAGTTTAATAAACAAAGGTGTTAAACCAAATCAGATATTACTTTTAACTTTTACAAATAAAGCAGCAGCAGAAATGGTAGCAAGAGTTGCTAAATTTTTTGGAAAAGATATAGCAAAACAGATTATGGCAGGAACTTTTCATTCTGTTTCATACAAACTTCTTAAAGAATTAAATATAAACATTACTTTAAAACAGCCAAATGAGTTAAAGACACTTTTTAAATCTATATATGAAAAAAGAGTTTTTTTTGAAAGAGATGATGAAGCTTCTCCTTATGATGGTGGATATTTGTATGATATGTACTCTTTATATCTAAACTCAAATGATGGAGAAGATTTTGCATCTTGGATAAAATCTAAAAATCCAAATCATGAAATTTATACTTTGATTTATGAAGATGTGGTTGCTGAATTTAATGAATTAAAAGCTAAGTACGGATATGTAAATTTTGATGATTTATTAACTACAATGCTCGAGATTTTAAGAGAAAAAGAGTTTGATTTTAAAGAAATCTTAGTAGATGAATATCAAGATACAAATCCACTTCAAGGAAGATTACTTGATGGATTTAAACCAAAATCACTTTTTTGTGTAGGTGATTATGACCAAAGTATTTATGCTTTTAATGGTTCTGATATTGGAATTATCTCTACTTTTGTAAAAAGATATGAAAATGCAAGAGTTTTTACTTTAAGAAAAAACTATCGTTCAACTAAACCAATATTAGATTTAGCAACAAAAGTTATCGAGTATAATGAAAGAGTTTACGAAAAAAAATTAGAAGTAGTAAGAAATGAGACAGAACATAAGCCAAAATTGTTAGCTTTTAATGAACTTTTTTCACAATATGAATATATTTCTGAACTTATTTCAAAAAGTGAAACACCACATAGTGAAATAGCTATTATTTATAGAAATAATTCAAGTGCTGATGGAATAGAAGCAAATTTAAGAGAGTTTTCAATTCCAGCACGTAGAAAAGGTGGAATGAGTTTTTTTGATTCGGTTGAAGTTAAATTCATACTTGATGTTTTAGTAATGCAATTATCACATAACGATATGATGGCATTTATTCATATAGTTGAACATGGAAAAGGAATAGGAAAAGCAATTGCAAAAGATATTTTTGATGCATTAATAAAGTTAGGAGATGGTGATTTGTTAAAAGGATTTTTTCATCCAAGAGATGATATTAAAAATCCATACGAAAATGGAAAGATAAAAAATCAACAATTAGGACTATTTGATGATTTTGTTGAATTAGGTTCTATTTCAAAATTTAAAGATTGTAATTTTGAAGAGGCATTTTTAGGAAATCCAATTTTAAAACATCCAAAATTAAATGTTGATGGAGGAAAATATCTTTATGATATTTATCTATTGATGAAACATTTAAGAAGAACAAAAAATCCAGAAACATTAGTCGGAAATATTATTTCATCTATGGCTTATTCAAAGTTAAAGGATTTTTTATCTACAAAACGAGCAACTCAAAAAGATGGAACAATTAATCCAATGCAAAAAACAAAAGCCTTAGCAAAAATAAATAGAAAAGGTATGCTTTTAAAAAATTTATCAAGAAATTTTAATGACCTCTCAAAATTTATAAACTCTATGATTTTAGGTGGAAGTGAAATGAGTGAAGGAGATGGTGTAAATCTTCTTTCAATTCATGCTAGTAAGGGATTAGAGTTTAAAGAGGTTTATGTTATTGATTTAATGGATGGAAGATTTCCAAATCGAAAACTTATGAGTAAAGGTGGAAGTATAGAAGAAGAGAGACGTCTTTTTTATGTAGCAGTTACAAGAGCAAAAGATATTTTGTATCTATCTTACGCTAAATATGACAAAATAAAAAAGATGACTTTTGTTGCAAGTCCATTTTTAAAAGAGGCTGGAATGATAATAAAAGATTCTGATGAATCTTAA
- a CDS encoding efflux RND transporter permease subunit, with amino-acid sequence MFSIFFIKRPIFAKVISIFIVIVGLIALYSLPVAQFPQITPPTIQVSAKYIGGSADAVENSVTRVLEEQLNGVEGMIYMDSTSSSDGSSTINLYFQTGYDLNTAAIDVQNRVTLATPSLPDSVKQQGVTTKKKSTSMVQILTLKSDDPLHDALFLSNFASLNIVEELKRIDGIGDVQNLGERKYSMRIWINPDKLSNLGLNVNQVANAIKEQNLQAALGTIGASPIDALNKFQYTLTSKTRLSSQKEFEDIIVKENSDGSKVRIKDIARVELGAENYAWSATLNNNPTALLGIYQLPGANALDVAKKVEEKIDELSKRFPQGLKVEATYDTTKFVEVSIKEVIITLFEALALVLFVVYFFLQSFRTTIIPAIAIPVSLIGTFALLMAMNFSINTLTLFGLILAIGIVVDDAIIVVENVESNLERNPDISLKEATTSAMKEVFAPIISTTLVLLAVFVPVTFIPGISGALYQQFALTIAFAVIISSINALTLSPALCATILRRKKEKDKKNFIFTAFDNALDRFKIVYESFLRKLIKFWYVVVLIYILLLGATYFVFKVLPTGFIPDEDQGTLLASVSLQAGTTLSVSEEVTKKVTEIIKNTQGVKDVLTITGFSIITGAIDSSNATIFIVLDDWEDRQSEQTSIKAITDSINQKANEQINNASVRVFNMPSIPGLSAVGGFELKLQNLSAMPIAEFESYANDFIEKLNEDKAIMMAYTSFNSSYPQYYVDINRDKVSALNIKLNDVFSVLQSYLGSLYVNDFNKYGKTYRVYIQADQNFRSNKNSIENYFVQNKDGENVPLSTIVNIKQVSGVNTITHFNSYQSIAINGIHNIKEGYSSGDAIKALEKIAQTQLPSTIGYELSGMSLQEKEAGNAAVYIFALSLLMVFLFLAAQYESWMMPLMIMLPIPAVMFGALGANMFAGLLNNTYTQIGLVLLIGMSSKNAILIIEFAKELREKGETIVEAAIKASILRLRAILMTIFSFLLGILPLVFASGAGAVSRQSLGTAVFGGMIMSTILTLLLTPILFVILQRLRERKNNSEEIKNV; translated from the coding sequence ATGTTTTCAATATTTTTTATAAAACGTCCTATTTTTGCAAAAGTTATCTCAATTTTTATTGTAATAGTGGGATTAATAGCTCTTTATTCTTTACCCGTTGCTCAATTTCCTCAAATCACTCCACCAACTATTCAAGTAAGTGCTAAATATATAGGTGGAAGTGCTGATGCTGTTGAAAATTCGGTTACAAGAGTTTTAGAAGAGCAGTTAAATGGTGTTGAAGGTATGATTTATATGGATTCAACTTCTTCATCAGATGGAAGTTCTACAATAAATTTATATTTTCAAACGGGATATGATTTAAATACAGCTGCTATTGATGTACAAAATAGAGTAACTTTAGCAACACCTAGTTTACCTGATAGTGTAAAACAGCAAGGTGTAACAACAAAGAAAAAATCTACTTCTATGGTACAAATCTTGACTTTAAAATCAGATGACCCTTTACATGATGCTTTGTTTTTATCAAATTTTGCAAGTTTAAATATTGTTGAAGAGTTAAAAAGAATAGATGGAATAGGAGATGTTCAAAATCTAGGAGAGAGAAAATACTCTATGCGAATTTGGATTAATCCTGATAAATTATCAAATTTAGGACTTAATGTAAATCAAGTGGCAAATGCTATAAAAGAACAAAATCTTCAAGCAGCACTTGGAACTATAGGTGCTTCTCCTATTGATGCTTTAAATAAATTCCAATATACATTAACTTCAAAAACAAGATTAAGTTCTCAAAAAGAGTTTGAAGATATTATCGTAAAAGAGAATAGTGATGGAAGTAAAGTAAGAATAAAAGATATTGCAAGGGTTGAATTAGGAGCAGAAAATTACGCTTGGAGTGCAACTTTAAACAATAATCCAACAGCACTATTAGGAATCTATCAACTTCCTGGAGCTAATGCTTTGGATGTTGCAAAAAAAGTTGAAGAAAAGATAGATGAACTATCAAAAAGATTCCCTCAAGGTTTAAAAGTTGAAGCAACTTATGATACAACAAAGTTTGTTGAGGTATCTATAAAAGAGGTTATTATAACTCTTTTTGAAGCTTTAGCTTTAGTTTTATTTGTTGTATATTTCTTTTTGCAATCATTTAGAACAACTATTATTCCAGCTATTGCAATTCCTGTATCTTTAATAGGAACTTTTGCTTTATTAATGGCTATGAATTTTTCTATTAATACCTTAACTCTTTTTGGTCTTATTTTAGCAATTGGTATTGTTGTTGATGATGCAATTATAGTAGTTGAAAATGTTGAAAGTAACCTAGAAAGAAATCCTGATATTAGTTTAAAAGAGGCAACTACAAGTGCTATGAAAGAGGTTTTCGCACCAATTATTTCTACAACATTAGTACTATTAGCAGTATTTGTTCCTGTTACTTTTATTCCTGGAATTTCAGGTGCTTTATACCAACAATTTGCTCTTACAATAGCCTTTGCTGTAATAATTTCATCGATAAATGCACTAACTTTATCACCTGCTTTATGTGCCACTATTTTGAGAAGAAAAAAAGAAAAGGATAAAAAGAATTTTATTTTTACAGCTTTTGATAATGCTTTAGATAGATTTAAAATAGTTTATGAAAGTTTTTTAAGAAAGTTAATCAAATTTTGGTATGTTGTTGTACTTATATATATTTTATTATTAGGTGCTACATATTTTGTATTTAAAGTATTACCAACTGGATTTATTCCTGATGAAGACCAAGGAACACTTTTAGCTTCTGTATCATTACAAGCTGGTACAACTTTAAGTGTTAGTGAGGAAGTTACTAAAAAAGTTACTGAAATTATCAAAAATACGCAAGGTGTAAAAGATGTTTTAACAATTACTGGATTTAGTATAATAACAGGAGCAATTGACTCTTCAAATGCTACTATATTTATAGTTCTTGATGATTGGGAAGATAGACAAAGTGAGCAAACATCAATAAAAGCAATTACAGATTCCATAAATCAAAAAGCAAATGAACAGATAAATAATGCAAGTGTTAGAGTATTTAATATGCCTTCAATTCCAGGACTTTCAGCAGTTGGTGGTTTTGAGTTAAAACTACAAAATTTATCAGCTATGCCAATAGCTGAATTTGAATCTTATGCAAATGATTTTATTGAAAAATTAAATGAAGATAAAGCAATTATGATGGCATATACTTCATTTAATAGTAGTTATCCTCAATATTATGTGGATATAAATAGAGATAAAGTTTCAGCTTTAAATATAAAATTAAATGATGTTTTCTCTGTTTTACAAAGTTATTTGGGGTCTTTATATGTAAATGATTTTAATAAATATGGAAAAACATATAGAGTTTATATTCAAGCTGATCAAAATTTTAGGTCGAATAAAAATTCAATTGAAAACTATTTTGTTCAAAATAAAGATGGAGAAAATGTTCCTTTAAGCACTATTGTAAATATAAAACAAGTAAGTGGAGTAAATACAATCACTCATTTTAATTCATATCAAAGTATTGCAATAAATGGTATTCATAATATCAAAGAGGGATATAGTTCAGGTGATGCTATAAAAGCATTGGAAAAAATTGCTCAAACGCAGTTACCAAGCACTATTGGTTATGAATTATCAGGAATGAGTTTACAAGAAAAAGAAGCAGGAAATGCAGCTGTTTATATTTTTGCATTATCACTTTTAATGGTATTTTTATTCTTAGCTGCTCAATATGAATCTTGGATGATGCCTTTGATGATTATGTTACCAATTCCAGCTGTTATGTTTGGGGCATTAGGTGCTAATATGTTTGCTGGTTTATTAAATAATACATATACTCAAATAGGTCTTGTTTTATTAATAGGGATGTCCTCTAAAAATGCTATTTTGATTATAGAATTTGCAAAAGAGCTAAGAGAAAAAGGTGAAACTATAGTAGAGGCTGCAATAAAAGCTTCTATTTTGAGATTAAGAGCCATTTTAATGACAATTTTTTCTTTTTTATTAGGAATTTTACCTTTAGTATTTGCAAGTGGTGCGGGAGCTGTTTCAAGACAATCATTAGGTACAGCTGTTTTTGGTGGAATGATAATGTCTACAATATTAACTTTACTTTTAACACCAATTTTATTTGTAATTTTACAAAGATTAAGAGAAAGAAAAAATAATAGCGAGGAAATAAAAAATGTTTAA